From one Phocaeicola salanitronis DSM 18170 genomic stretch:
- a CDS encoding sigma-54 interaction domain-containing protein: MNKTEIQNVKLRFGIIGNTEGLNRAIDIAMQVAPTDLSVLVTGESGVGKESFPQIIHQFSRRKHGPYIAVNCGAIPEGTIDSELFGHEKGAFTGAISDRNGYFAEADGGTIFLDEVGELPLSTQARLLRVLESGEYIKVGSSKVQKTNVRIVAATNVDFSTAIADGRFREDLYYRLNTVPIKVLPLRERPDDIVLLFRKFASDFGEKYHMPAIQLTEEAKQMLVHYPWPGNIRQLKNITEQISILETNRDITPDILQNYLPPQPESRLPALFGMRPSGDKKSFESEREILYQVLFDMRRDVTELKKLVHDIMAERSGTPVSHPSDTTVHYLQNMVNVVPESPVVVNPVSAVSAPPVHAASVEEPEVQEPEEYVEENLSLDEVERNMIRKALERHHGKRKNAAIDLKISERTLYRKIKEYGLE, translated from the coding sequence ATGAATAAGACAGAGATTCAGAATGTGAAGTTGCGGTTTGGCATTATCGGAAATACCGAGGGGCTGAACCGTGCCATTGATATAGCCATGCAGGTCGCGCCTACAGACTTGTCGGTTTTGGTGACAGGCGAGAGCGGTGTGGGAAAAGAAAGTTTTCCTCAGATTATCCATCAGTTCAGCCGGCGGAAGCATGGACCGTATATTGCAGTGAATTGCGGTGCTATACCGGAAGGGACGATTGATTCCGAATTGTTCGGGCACGAAAAAGGAGCCTTTACCGGAGCCATCAGTGACCGGAACGGTTATTTTGCCGAAGCGGACGGAGGAACCATTTTCTTGGACGAAGTAGGAGAATTGCCTTTATCTACGCAAGCGCGTCTGTTGCGTGTATTGGAATCCGGAGAATATATAAAGGTAGGTTCATCGAAAGTGCAAAAGACCAATGTCCGTATTGTGGCTGCTACCAATGTGGACTTTTCGACGGCTATTGCTGACGGGCGTTTCCGCGAGGATTTGTATTACCGTCTGAATACGGTCCCTATCAAAGTATTGCCATTGCGCGAACGTCCGGATGATATTGTGCTGCTGTTCCGGAAATTCGCGTCAGATTTCGGCGAGAAATACCACATGCCGGCAATTCAATTGACCGAAGAGGCAAAACAGATGTTGGTGCATTATCCGTGGCCCGGAAATATCCGTCAGTTGAAAAACATTACGGAGCAGATTTCCATTTTGGAGACAAACCGTGACATTACTCCAGATATATTGCAGAACTATCTGCCTCCTCAGCCTGAATCCCGTTTGCCGGCACTGTTCGGCATGCGTCCGTCGGGCGACAAGAAAAGCTTTGAAAGCGAAAGGGAGATTTTATATCAGGTCTTGTTTGATATGCGCCGGGATGTGACGGAATTGAAGAAACTGGTTCATGATATTATGGCAGAGCGGTCGGGAACTCCGGTCAGTCATCCTTCGGATACAACGGTGCATTACTTGCAAAATATGGTGAATGTAGTTCCGGAATCTCCGGTAGTGGTTAATCCGGTGTCTGCGGTTAGTGCTCCTCCGGTACATGCCGCTTCTGTTGAAGAACCGGAAGTGCAGGAACCGGAAGAATATGTAGAAGAAAACTTGTCTTTGGACGAAGTGGAGAGGAATATGATTCGCAAAGCATTGGAACGTCATCATGGAAAGCGGAAAAATGCGGCTATTGATTTAAAGATATCTGAGCGTACGCTTTATCGAAAAATAAAAGAATATGGGCTTGAATAA
- a CDS encoding LptE family protein — MGLNKKYCKFISLCAGFACVLAACSISYKFNGASINYDKVKTISFENFPNRSAAFVWGPMESMFNTALQDIYMRQTRLKQTRQGGDLELSGEITNYDAYNKGVGSDGYSTMAELRMTVNVRFVNNTNHAEDFEQQFSASREYDASQQLSSVQEGLVDEMIDEIVDQIFNATVANW; from the coding sequence ATGGGCTTGAATAAGAAGTATTGTAAATTTATCAGTTTGTGTGCAGGTTTTGCGTGTGTGTTGGCGGCGTGTTCTATTTCATATAAATTTAATGGAGCGTCTATTAACTATGATAAGGTAAAGACCATTTCATTTGAGAATTTCCCGAACCGTTCGGCTGCTTTCGTGTGGGGCCCGATGGAGTCGATGTTCAATACTGCGTTGCAGGATATTTATATGCGGCAGACCCGTTTGAAACAAACTCGTCAGGGAGGAGACTTGGAACTGTCGGGTGAAATTACGAACTATGACGCATATAATAAAGGTGTAGGATCGGACGGTTATTCTACCATGGCAGAATTAAGAATGACGGTCAATGTGCGTTTTGTAAACAATACGAACCATGCGGAAGATTTCGAGCAGCAGTTTTCCGCGAGCCGTGAGTATGACGCCAGCCAGCAGCTTTCTTCGGTGCAGGAAGGGTTGGTCGATGAAATGATTGATGAAATCGTGGACCAAATTTTTAACGCGACCGTTGCAAATTGGTAA
- the secG gene encoding preprotein translocase subunit SecG, translated as MFYYLLVGLIVLASVLMCFVVLIQNSKGGGLASSFAASNQIMGVRKTTDFIEKLTWGLAVFMVVVSIAAAYVIPSAVEGSSVIMDQAVEEQKTNPLNAPEGFAAPQQNAAEQETVPAASDSAAR; from the coding sequence ATGTTTTATTATTTATTAGTTGGATTGATTGTGTTGGCATCTGTATTGATGTGTTTTGTTGTATTGATACAGAATTCAAAAGGAGGCGGGCTTGCTTCCAGTTTTGCCGCTTCAAATCAGATTATGGGTGTGCGTAAGACTACCGATTTCATAGAGAAACTTACATGGGGATTGGCTGTGTTCATGGTAGTAGTCAGTATCGCTGCAGCTTACGTGATTCCGAGTGCAGTAGAAGGTTCTTCAGTGATTATGGATCAGGCTGTAGAAGAACAGAAGACGAATCCGCTGAATGCTCCGGAAGGCTTTGCCGCTCCCCAGCAGAATGCGGCTGAACAGGAAACGGTTCCTGCGGCAAGTGATTCGGCTGCCCGCTAA
- a CDS encoding DUF5686 and carboxypeptidase-like regulatory domain-containing protein, which produces MVKQLLLIILIGFSSILKMSAQIYGVVVDAGTGEPIPYLNVYYDGKGVGTVTNMDGKYKISYHAGWTKLTFSMVGYETQEIIVSAKTGELNVSMREVDQVLDEVIIRPKKEKYSRKNNPAVEMIRKVIASKRRTDLKQKDFYSYNKYQKITFAKNNITADTLEQSWLFKKYPFFRDQVEECDVTGKHILPLSVDETVSEQVYRKEPHSEKTYIRGMNSSGVNELFSTGEMLSTVLKDVFQDIDIYQDRFRFLQYPFDSPISEAGIRFYKFYIMDTIYVERDKCFRLSFVPNNSQDFGFTGSLYILADSTYRVKQCRLNLPKKTDINFVDNMIIDQKFGELSTGEWTLMEDDMLCEMSYLQKLLGSFLVRRTTRYFDFNFEPLPDALFDKKGKEIKDVNAMMRDKEFWSKYRQEDLTQSESRMGNFVDDLAKIKGFKYIMFVLKAFIENFVETSTPDSKVDIGPINTMISSNYIDGLRLRASAQTTANLHPNLFLKGYYAYGFKDHRSKYMGEVEYSFDKKEYLPREFPKHSLTFTYQYDNMLPSDKFVNTDKDNVFTSFKVCTVDQYNYERKATIKYEREREFGFKTTATLRYANYEPCGKLFYRTMAGESQLQSALESGALSGIDWVRSPFNTHDITVAEASLAFRYAPGETFVNTKQRRIPVNLDAPVFTLQHTLALKGVLGGDYTYNVTEVSAYKRFWLSSWGNIDAHLKGGIQWNKVPFPLLIMPAANLSYILEDETFNLINNMEFLNDRYASLELSWNMQGKLFNRIPLLKELKWREFFGVKCLWGKLTDKNNPFLEQNRNDDVLMMFPGHYNANGGYDYSSYVMDPHKPYVEITVGIHNIFKLFHVEYVRRLTYNDLPTANEWGIRFMIRTGF; this is translated from the coding sequence ATGGTGAAACAATTACTCCTTATTATATTAATAGGGTTTTCCAGTATCTTGAAGATGTCTGCCCAAATTTATGGGGTAGTCGTTGATGCGGGTACGGGTGAGCCTATTCCTTATTTGAATGTGTATTATGACGGGAAAGGAGTAGGTACCGTTACCAATATGGACGGGAAATACAAGATTTCTTATCATGCGGGATGGACAAAGCTGACTTTCTCTATGGTAGGGTATGAAACACAAGAGATTATCGTTTCGGCAAAGACGGGCGAACTGAATGTAAGCATGAGGGAGGTGGATCAAGTGCTGGACGAGGTAATCATACGCCCCAAGAAGGAAAAATATTCGCGCAAGAACAATCCGGCGGTGGAGATGATACGGAAAGTCATCGCATCAAAACGGAGGACAGACCTGAAACAGAAAGATTTTTATAGTTATAATAAATACCAGAAAATTACATTTGCCAAGAATAATATTACAGCCGATACTTTAGAGCAATCATGGCTGTTTAAGAAGTATCCTTTTTTCCGTGACCAGGTAGAAGAGTGCGATGTGACCGGAAAGCATATTCTTCCGCTTTCGGTAGATGAAACGGTATCCGAGCAAGTTTACCGGAAAGAGCCGCATTCGGAGAAAACGTATATCCGCGGAATGAACTCTTCGGGCGTGAATGAGCTGTTCAGCACAGGAGAGATGCTTTCTACGGTGTTGAAGGATGTGTTTCAGGATATCGATATTTATCAGGACCGCTTTCGCTTTTTGCAATATCCGTTTGACAGTCCTATATCGGAGGCTGGAATCCGTTTCTATAAATTCTATATCATGGATACCATTTATGTGGAACGGGACAAGTGTTTCCGCTTGTCGTTCGTGCCTAATAATTCGCAGGATTTCGGCTTTACGGGAAGTTTGTATATTCTGGCGGACTCTACCTATCGGGTAAAGCAGTGCCGGCTGAATCTTCCGAAGAAAACGGATATCAATTTTGTCGATAACATGATTATTGACCAAAAGTTCGGGGAGTTGTCTACAGGTGAATGGACATTGATGGAAGACGATATGCTGTGCGAGATGTCATACCTGCAGAAATTGCTAGGCTCTTTTCTGGTAAGGCGCACAACCCGGTATTTTGATTTTAACTTTGAGCCTTTGCCCGATGCCTTGTTTGATAAGAAAGGAAAGGAAATAAAGGATGTAAACGCAATGATGCGTGATAAGGAATTCTGGAGCAAGTACCGGCAAGAAGACTTAACCCAGTCGGAGAGCCGTATGGGGAATTTTGTGGATGATTTGGCAAAGATTAAGGGATTCAAGTACATCATGTTTGTGCTGAAGGCTTTTATCGAGAACTTTGTGGAGACCAGTACGCCGGACAGTAAGGTAGACATCGGGCCGATTAACACCATGATATCTTCGAATTATATTGACGGGTTGCGCTTGCGCGCTTCGGCGCAAACGACCGCCAATTTGCATCCGAACCTGTTCCTGAAAGGTTATTATGCTTATGGCTTCAAAGACCATCGGTCGAAATACATGGGTGAGGTGGAATATTCGTTTGACAAGAAAGAGTATCTGCCTCGTGAATTTCCGAAACATTCGTTGACATTCACTTATCAGTATGACAACATGCTGCCTTCGGATAAGTTTGTAAATACAGATAAAGACAATGTGTTTACCTCATTCAAAGTATGTACGGTAGACCAGTACAACTACGAGCGCAAGGCAACCATTAAGTATGAGCGTGAACGGGAATTCGGGTTCAAGACTACGGCTACTTTGCGGTATGCCAATTATGAGCCTTGCGGGAAGTTGTTTTACCGGACCATGGCAGGCGAATCCCAGTTGCAGTCTGCCTTGGAAAGCGGTGCCTTGTCGGGTATCGATTGGGTGCGTTCTCCGTTTAATACGCATGACATTACGGTGGCAGAAGCTTCGTTGGCATTCCGTTATGCTCCCGGTGAGACTTTTGTCAATACCAAGCAGCGCCGTATCCCTGTCAACTTGGATGCTCCGGTGTTTACCCTTCAGCATACGCTGGCATTGAAAGGGGTGTTGGGAGGAGATTATACATACAATGTGACCGAGGTCAGCGCGTACAAGCGTTTTTGGTTAAGCTCTTGGGGGAATATTGATGCGCATTTAAAAGGAGGCATCCAATGGAATAAAGTTCCTTTCCCTTTGCTGATTATGCCGGCCGCCAACTTATCGTATATCCTCGAAGACGAAACTTTCAACTTGATTAATAATATGGAGTTCCTGAACGACCGCTATGCTTCTCTTGAGTTGTCGTGGAATATGCAGGGCAAGTTGTTCAACCGGATTCCTTTGTTGAAGGAACTGAAATGGCGTGAGTTCTTCGGGGTAAAATGCCTGTGGGGGAAATTGACGGACAAGAACAATCCGTTTTTGGAACAGAATCGGAATGACGATGTACTGATGATGTTTCCGGGGCATTATAATGCGAACGGAGGCTATGATTATTCCAGCTATGTAATGGATCCTCATAAGCCGTACGTAGAGATTACGGTCGGCATCCATAACATCTTCAAGTTATTTCATGTGGAATACGTACGCCGGTTGACTTATAATGATTTGCCTACTGCGAACGAGTGGGGCATCCGCTTTATGATACGGACAGGATTCTAA
- the dnaA gene encoding chromosomal replication initiator protein DnaA: MIENNQAIVLWKRCLAFIKDNVNTTAFTTWFEPIVPIKYEGKALTIGVPSPFFYEYLEEKYVDLLRTALYKEIGEGTELMYSIVTDNTNHIDIEMKGTERSVALPEAKPVYNGNKAPTLLQAPVVQDLDPHLNPNYNFENFIKGTSNEFSLTVAETVAQNPARTFNPLFLYGPSGVGKTHLINAIGTRIKELYPEKRVLYISAHLFQVQYTDSIRTNHFNDFITFYQQIDVLIIDDIQEFAGVTKTQNTFFHIFNHLHQNGKQLILTSDRAPVMLQGIEDRLLTRFKWGLIAELERPDIDLRKNILRSKIRRDGLNIPDAVINYIAENVNESVRELEGIVNSLLVYSIQLKREINLDLAQHIVQKAVRCSEIKPLTVNDIIEKVCSHYQLDVSVIHTKTRKREVVQVRQIAMYLAKKHTDVSSGKIGQLIGNKDHATVLHACKIVKDQVEVDKAFRQELEKIEASLHQG, translated from the coding sequence ATGATTGAAAACAATCAGGCTATTGTATTATGGAAGCGTTGTCTGGCTTTCATTAAGGATAACGTGAATACGACAGCCTTTACTACATGGTTCGAGCCTATTGTCCCTATTAAATACGAAGGGAAGGCATTGACTATAGGGGTTCCGAGTCCTTTCTTTTACGAATATCTGGAAGAAAAGTACGTGGATCTCTTGCGGACCGCCCTATATAAAGAAATAGGTGAGGGTACGGAGTTGATGTATTCTATCGTAACTGATAATACCAACCACATAGACATCGAGATGAAAGGGACGGAGCGGTCGGTTGCTTTGCCCGAGGCAAAACCCGTCTATAATGGGAACAAAGCGCCAACCTTGTTGCAGGCGCCGGTAGTGCAGGATTTAGACCCGCATTTGAACCCGAACTATAATTTCGAAAACTTTATTAAGGGGACCAGTAACGAATTTTCGTTGACTGTGGCTGAGACTGTAGCTCAAAATCCTGCCCGTACTTTCAATCCGTTGTTTTTGTACGGACCATCGGGGGTAGGGAAGACCCATTTGATTAATGCTATCGGCACACGCATTAAGGAGCTGTATCCTGAAAAACGGGTGCTTTACATTTCGGCGCATTTGTTTCAGGTTCAATATACAGATTCAATACGGACTAATCATTTCAATGACTTTATTACTTTTTATCAGCAGATTGATGTCTTGATTATTGATGATATTCAGGAGTTTGCCGGTGTGACAAAAACCCAGAATACTTTTTTCCATATCTTCAATCATTTGCATCAGAATGGTAAACAGCTGATTTTGACTTCTGACCGTGCTCCGGTGATGTTGCAAGGGATAGAAGACCGTTTGTTGACCCGTTTCAAATGGGGGCTGATTGCTGAGCTGGAACGGCCCGATATTGATTTGCGTAAGAATATTTTGCGTAGTAAGATACGCCGGGACGGCTTGAATATTCCGGATGCTGTTATTAATTACATTGCCGAGAATGTAAATGAGAGTGTGCGCGAGTTGGAGGGTATTGTCAACTCTTTGCTGGTTTATTCCATTCAGCTGAAGCGTGAAATTAATTTGGATTTGGCACAGCATATTGTTCAGAAGGCGGTCCGTTGCTCCGAAATCAAACCGCTTACTGTTAATGATATCATTGAAAAGGTATGTAGCCATTACCAGCTCGATGTCTCGGTTATTCATACCAAGACTCGGAAACGCGAAGTGGTTCAGGTGCGTCAGATAGCCATGTATCTGGCTAAAAAACATACCGATGTGTCTTCCGGGAAAATTGGTCAGCTGATTGGCAATAAAGACCATGCCACGGTCTTGCATGCATGTAAAATTGTCAAGGACCAAGTGGAAGTGGACAAGGCTTTCAGGCAGGAATTGGAAAAGATTGAAGCTAGTTTGCACCAAGGATGA